A window of the Vibrio fluvialis genome harbors these coding sequences:
- the ald gene encoding alanine dehydrogenase, translating into MIIGVPKEIKNHEYRVGMIPASVRELASHGHQVFVETNAGAGIGFSDDDYIAVGASILPTAADVFAKADMIVKVKEPQAVERAMLREGQILFTYLHLAPDFPQTEELIKSKAVCIAYETVTDNMGRLPLLAPMSEVAGRMSIQAGALTLEKSHGGSGLLLGGVPGVAPAKVVVIGGGVVGANAARMAIGLRADVTILDRNVDTLRKLDEEFQGRAKVVYSTEDAIEKYVLDADLVIGAVLIPGAAAPKLVTKDHIRRMKPGSAVVDVAIDQGGCFETSHATTHANPTYIVDDVVHYCVANMPGAVARTSTFALNNATLPYIVKLANKGYQAALASDPGFMKGLNVIHGHVTCKEVADNFDLAYVAPGEAIAMFN; encoded by the coding sequence ATGATCATTGGCGTACCAAAGGAAATCAAAAACCACGAATACCGTGTGGGTATGATTCCAGCAAGCGTGAGAGAGCTTGCCTCACATGGCCACCAAGTCTTTGTTGAAACAAATGCCGGTGCCGGTATCGGCTTTTCAGACGATGATTACATCGCTGTAGGCGCATCCATTCTTCCTACTGCTGCAGACGTATTTGCGAAAGCAGACATGATTGTAAAGGTTAAGGAACCTCAAGCTGTCGAACGAGCTATGCTCCGAGAGGGACAAATTTTATTTACGTATTTGCACCTCGCTCCAGATTTTCCACAAACTGAAGAGCTAATCAAGAGCAAAGCTGTCTGCATAGCCTATGAGACTGTAACAGATAATATGGGTCGCTTGCCACTATTAGCACCAATGTCTGAAGTTGCTGGTCGTATGTCTATTCAAGCAGGTGCACTTACGCTGGAAAAATCACACGGTGGCAGCGGGCTGTTGCTGGGTGGAGTACCGGGAGTAGCACCAGCCAAAGTCGTCGTTATTGGCGGCGGCGTCGTCGGCGCAAATGCCGCACGCATGGCGATTGGCTTACGTGCTGATGTCACCATTCTTGACCGTAATGTCGATACGCTACGTAAACTCGATGAGGAGTTTCAAGGCCGTGCAAAAGTCGTTTACTCCACAGAAGATGCGATTGAAAAATATGTACTGGATGCAGATTTGGTGATTGGCGCCGTTCTTATTCCGGGTGCTGCCGCGCCGAAACTGGTGACCAAAGACCATATTCGTCGCATGAAACCAGGTTCTGCCGTTGTGGATGTGGCGATTGACCAAGGAGGTTGCTTTGAAACCTCGCACGCCACCACACATGCCAACCCGACTTATATTGTGGATGACGTCGTGCACTACTGCGTGGCGAACATGCCTGGCGCTGTGGCTCGTACTTCAACCTTTGCGCTCAACAATGCAACCCTGCCTTACATTGTTAAATTGGCGAATAAAGGCTATCAAGCTGCACTAGCATCAGATCCTGGCTTTATGAAAGGACTGAATGTCATTCATGGCCATGTGACCTGTAAAGAGGTCGCTGACAACTTCGATTTGGCATACGTTGCACCGGGCGAAGCCATCGCCATGTTCAATTAA
- a CDS encoding DNA translocase FtsK → MFKENNNKVETIIKTSEEPQSSRLSGVQRLRECGLILAVLASILLAVALLTFNPADPSWSQTAWGSDIQNAGGIVGAWVADTLFFVFGSLAYPLPVILTVISWILLRNRDEDESIDLMLWGTRLLGLVVLLLTSCGLADINFDDIWYFSSGGVVGDVLTSLALPTLNVLGTTLALLFLWGAGFTLLTGISWLNIVERLGESSIRGFHWLINRLRGEKEEIVAPQLVTPMVTELVTNSLAQQTACAEAPTMSFEEPVREADTLPASEERRFNIHMPERKETVAQPQANKAPEVTPTSSPLYSFEEDEETLESSRSRQLGATIEELEMVAREEDDFADDTLPWDEAAPQIENASISDPTFAVSEPVQPQVDPIAFSHTIDDVEEDHVHIEPTISNFDILDDDDSDEPSVSNNVITDEVDDELQYIDDEFDEDDDQDVKAFQSLVSEAQANMAAKQNPFLIQKDANLPKPTEPMPTLELLYHPEKRENFIDREALEEIARLVESKLADYKIQAQVVDIFPGPVITRFELDLAPGVKVSRISSLSMDLARSLSAMAVRVVEVIPGKPYVGLELPNMSRQTVYLSDVISSPQFKESKSPTTIVLGQDIAGDAVVADLSKMPHVLVAGTTGSGKSVGVNVMILSMLYKSTPEDVRFIMIDPKMLELSVYEGIPHLLSEVVTDMKDASNALRWCVGEMERRYKLMSVLGVRNIKGFNDKLKMAAEAGHPIHDPLWQEGDSMDPEPPLLEKLPYIVVVVDEFADLMMVVGKKVEELIARLAQKARAAGIHLILATQRPSVDVITGLIKANIPTRVAFTVSTKTDSRTILDQGGAESLLGMGDMLYLPPGSSHTIRVHGAFASDDDVHAVVNNWKARGKPNYISEITNGDQGPDALLPGEKMESDEEMDPLFDQVVEHVVETRRGSVSGVQRRFKIGYNRAARIVEQLEAQGIVSAPGHNGNREVLAPAPVRD, encoded by the coding sequence ATGTTCAAAGAGAACAACAATAAAGTCGAAACCATTATCAAAACGAGTGAAGAGCCTCAGTCTTCTCGTTTAAGTGGTGTACAACGTCTTCGCGAGTGCGGGCTGATTCTGGCTGTACTGGCATCCATTCTTTTAGCGGTCGCTCTGCTGACTTTCAATCCTGCTGATCCATCCTGGTCGCAAACGGCTTGGGGATCTGATATTCAGAATGCAGGTGGCATTGTTGGTGCCTGGGTCGCCGATACTCTGTTTTTTGTCTTTGGCTCGCTTGCCTATCCGCTGCCTGTCATTCTGACGGTAATCTCCTGGATTTTGCTGCGCAATCGTGACGAAGATGAATCCATTGATCTTATGCTCTGGGGAACACGCCTTCTGGGCTTAGTGGTGTTATTGCTGACCAGCTGTGGCTTAGCAGACATCAACTTTGATGATATCTGGTATTTCTCTTCCGGTGGTGTTGTCGGTGATGTGCTCACCAGCCTCGCCTTACCAACCCTAAACGTGTTGGGAACCACTCTGGCACTGCTGTTTCTTTGGGGAGCCGGATTTACCCTGCTGACGGGGATCTCTTGGCTGAATATCGTAGAGAGATTGGGTGAATCCAGTATTCGTGGTTTCCACTGGCTGATTAATCGACTGCGCGGTGAGAAAGAAGAGATTGTTGCACCGCAACTGGTGACTCCTATGGTTACTGAGCTTGTGACCAACTCATTAGCGCAACAAACTGCATGTGCAGAAGCGCCAACAATGTCGTTTGAAGAGCCTGTCCGTGAAGCGGACACGCTACCCGCATCAGAAGAACGACGCTTTAACATTCACATGCCTGAACGCAAGGAGACGGTGGCTCAACCTCAGGCAAATAAAGCACCCGAGGTAACACCGACATCCTCTCCGTTGTACAGCTTTGAAGAAGACGAAGAAACCTTAGAAAGTTCACGCAGTCGCCAATTGGGCGCCACGATTGAAGAGCTGGAAATGGTAGCCCGCGAAGAAGATGATTTCGCCGATGATACGCTACCATGGGATGAAGCAGCGCCGCAGATTGAGAATGCGTCTATCAGTGATCCCACTTTTGCCGTTTCAGAACCCGTTCAACCGCAGGTGGATCCGATTGCCTTTAGTCATACGATTGATGATGTTGAAGAGGATCACGTTCATATTGAGCCGACTATTTCCAACTTTGACATCCTGGATGACGACGACAGCGACGAACCGAGCGTCTCGAATAACGTGATAACAGACGAAGTGGATGATGAGCTTCAATACATTGATGACGAATTCGACGAGGACGACGATCAGGATGTCAAAGCATTCCAGAGCTTAGTCTCTGAGGCTCAGGCAAATATGGCGGCCAAACAGAATCCGTTCTTGATTCAAAAAGATGCGAATCTGCCTAAACCGACGGAGCCGATGCCGACGTTGGAGCTGTTGTATCATCCAGAGAAACGTGAAAACTTTATCGATCGTGAAGCGCTGGAAGAGATTGCACGTTTGGTTGAATCGAAACTGGCCGATTACAAAATTCAGGCGCAGGTCGTGGATATATTCCCAGGACCAGTGATTACCCGTTTTGAGCTGGATTTGGCTCCTGGCGTGAAAGTTAGCCGTATTTCGAGCTTGTCGATGGATCTTGCCCGTTCACTGTCAGCGATGGCGGTACGTGTGGTTGAGGTGATCCCGGGTAAGCCTTATGTGGGGCTGGAACTGCCAAATATGAGCCGTCAGACGGTTTATCTGTCGGATGTCATCAGCAGTCCGCAGTTCAAAGAGTCTAAATCACCGACAACCATCGTATTGGGCCAGGATATCGCAGGTGATGCCGTGGTCGCCGATCTGTCGAAAATGCCGCACGTGCTGGTGGCTGGTACCACGGGTTCCGGTAAGTCCGTGGGTGTGAACGTCATGATTCTGAGTATGCTGTACAAGTCGACTCCGGAGGATGTTCGTTTCATCATGATTGACCCGAAAATGCTGGAACTGTCCGTTTATGAAGGGATCCCTCATCTGCTGTCTGAAGTGGTAACCGACATGAAAGATGCCTCCAATGCTCTTCGTTGGTGTGTGGGAGAAATGGAACGTCGCTACAAACTGATGTCAGTGTTGGGCGTGCGGAACATTAAAGGCTTCAACGATAAGTTGAAAATGGCAGCGGAAGCTGGTCACCCGATTCACGATCCGTTATGGCAGGAAGGGGACAGTATGGATCCTGAACCACCGCTGTTGGAAAAACTGCCTTACATCGTAGTCGTGGTGGATGAATTTGCTGACCTGATGATGGTGGTTGGTAAGAAAGTGGAAGAGCTGATTGCGCGTCTGGCCCAAAAGGCGCGCGCCGCGGGGATTCACCTGATTCTGGCGACTCAGCGTCCGTCAGTCGATGTAATCACCGGCTTAATCAAAGCCAACATCCCAACTCGCGTGGCGTTTACGGTTTCAACCAAAACGGACTCACGAACCATTCTCGACCAAGGTGGCGCAGAATCATTGTTGGGTATGGGTGACATGCTTTATCTACCGCCAGGTTCAAGCCATACGATTCGCGTGCATGGTGCGTTTGCTTCCGATGATGACGTGCATGCTGTTGTGAACAACTGGAAAGCGCGTGGTAAGCCAAACTACATCAGCGAGATCACTAACGGTGATCAAGGGCCTGATGCTCTACTGCCGGGTGAGAAGATGGAAAGCGATGAAGAAATGGATCCGCTGTTTGATCAAGTAGTCGAACACGTCGTAGAAACCCGCCGAGGCTCAGTGTCCGGTGTTCAGCGCCGTTTTAAGATTGGTTACAACCGAGCAGCACGAATTGTCGAACAGCTTGAAGCACAGGGTATAGTCAGTGCTCCAGGGCACAACGGGAACCGAGAAGTATTGGCCCCCGCTCCCGTGCGAGACTAA
- the fadR gene encoding fatty acid metabolism transcriptional regulator FadR translates to MVIKAKSPAGFAEKYIIESIWNGRFPPGSILPAERELSELIGVTRTTLREVLQRLARDGWLTIQHGKPTKVNQFMETSGLHILDTLMTLDAENATSIVEDLLAARTNISPIFMRYAFKVNKESSERTISNVIDSCESLLNAESWDAFIASSPYAEKILQQVKDDGEKDEAKRQELLLAKTFNFYDYMLFQRLAFHSGNQIYGLIFNGLRKLYDRVGSYYFSNPEARQLAMKFYRELLDVCSTGDREQLPGIIRQYGIASAHIWNQMKTTLPSNFTEDDC, encoded by the coding sequence ATGGTCATCAAGGCAAAAAGCCCAGCAGGTTTTGCAGAGAAATACATTATTGAAAGCATTTGGAATGGTCGATTCCCTCCGGGTTCCATTCTGCCTGCCGAGCGAGAGCTCTCCGAACTGATTGGTGTAACACGTACAACGCTTCGCGAAGTTTTACAGCGTTTAGCTCGTGATGGATGGTTAACCATTCAACATGGTAAGCCAACCAAAGTGAACCAGTTTATGGAAACCTCCGGTTTACATATTTTGGATACTCTAATGACGCTGGATGCAGAAAACGCAACCAGTATCGTCGAGGATCTTCTGGCCGCGCGTACCAACATCAGTCCTATCTTTATGCGTTATGCGTTTAAGGTAAACAAAGAAAGCAGTGAGCGCACCATATCCAATGTGATTGATTCGTGTGAGTCGTTGTTGAACGCTGAGTCGTGGGACGCATTTATCGCCTCTTCCCCTTATGCAGAGAAAATTCTGCAGCAGGTGAAAGACGATGGTGAGAAAGATGAAGCGAAACGTCAGGAGCTGTTACTGGCGAAAACGTTTAATTTCTACGATTACATGTTGTTCCAACGTCTTGCGTTCCATTCGGGCAACCAGATTTACGGTCTAATCTTTAATGGTCTGAGAAAGCTGTATGATCGCGTTGGTAGCTACTACTTCTCGAACCCGGAAGCACGCCAATTGGCGATGAAATTCTATCGTGAATTGTTGGATGTATGTTCAACTGGCGATCGTGAACAGTTGCCGGGTATTATTCGTCAGTACGGTATTGCGAGTGCGCATATCTGGAACCAGATGAAGACCACGCTGCCATCGAACTTTACAGAAGATGACTGCTAA
- the nhaB gene encoding Na(+)/H(+) antiporter NhaB, which produces MPMSLGSAFIKNFLGKAPDWYKVAIIAFLIINPIVFFLINPFVAGWLLVIEFIFTLAMALKCYPLQPGGLLAIEAIAIGMTSPAQVKHELVANIEVLLLLVFMVAGIYFMKHLLLYIFTKILLGIRSKPLLSVAFCVAAAFLSAFLDALTVIAVIISVAVGFYSIYHKVASGQSFHSAHDHTQDEHIPELTRDDLENYRSFLRSLLMHAGVGTALGGVTTMVGEPQNLIIADQAGWFFGEFLVRMSPVTLPVFLCGILTCVLVEKLKVFGYGSELPPNVRQILIDFDTEERKTRTNQDVAKLWIQGAIAIWLIAGLALHLAAVGLIGLSVIILATAFTGVIEEHSLGKAFEEALPFTALLAVFFSIVAVIIDQELFKPIIDAVLHIEDNETQLALFYVANGLLSMVSDNVFVGTVYINEVKTAMMEGIITRDQFDLLAVAINTGTNLPSVATPNGQAAFLFLLTSALAPLIRLSYGRMVVMALPYTVVLTLVGLVGIIFFVDPMTSYFYDMGWISHHSVPTMESVVSSGH; this is translated from the coding sequence ATGCCGATGTCGCTTGGAAGCGCATTTATCAAAAACTTCTTAGGTAAAGCGCCAGATTGGTACAAAGTTGCCATTATTGCCTTCCTTATTATCAACCCAATTGTTTTCTTTTTAATTAATCCGTTTGTTGCGGGCTGGCTATTAGTCATTGAATTTATTTTCACTCTGGCTATGGCATTGAAATGCTATCCGTTACAACCTGGTGGATTATTAGCTATTGAAGCTATCGCAATTGGCATGACCAGCCCAGCACAGGTAAAACATGAATTAGTCGCAAATATCGAAGTATTATTACTTTTGGTATTTATGGTGGCTGGCATTTACTTCATGAAGCATTTGCTGCTGTACATTTTTACCAAAATTTTACTTGGCATTCGCTCGAAGCCTCTGCTTTCTGTCGCATTCTGCGTCGCGGCGGCATTTTTGTCTGCGTTCCTGGATGCGTTAACCGTGATTGCGGTCATCATCAGTGTCGCTGTCGGTTTCTATTCGATCTACCACAAAGTGGCTTCAGGGCAGTCATTCCATTCAGCCCATGACCACACACAAGATGAACACATTCCAGAGCTGACACGCGATGACTTAGAAAACTACCGTTCTTTCCTGCGGTCGCTGCTGATGCATGCTGGTGTCGGCACAGCTTTGGGCGGCGTGACCACTATGGTAGGCGAACCACAAAACCTGATCATTGCCGATCAGGCGGGCTGGTTCTTTGGGGAATTCTTGGTGCGCATGTCACCAGTAACACTACCCGTCTTCCTTTGCGGTATTCTGACCTGTGTTCTGGTTGAGAAACTGAAAGTATTCGGATACGGCTCAGAGCTGCCACCGAATGTGCGCCAGATTCTTATCGATTTTGATACTGAAGAACGTAAGACCCGTACCAACCAAGATGTAGCAAAACTCTGGATTCAGGGCGCTATCGCAATCTGGCTGATTGCTGGATTAGCATTGCACTTGGCGGCAGTGGGTCTGATTGGTCTCTCGGTTATCATTCTCGCGACGGCCTTTACGGGTGTGATTGAAGAGCATTCACTAGGGAAAGCGTTTGAAGAGGCGCTGCCGTTTACCGCTCTTTTGGCTGTGTTCTTCTCCATCGTTGCAGTCATTATTGATCAGGAGTTGTTCAAACCTATCATCGATGCCGTTCTGCACATCGAAGACAACGAAACTCAGTTGGCTCTTTTCTATGTCGCGAATGGCCTGCTGTCTATGGTGTCAGACAACGTATTCGTAGGCACGGTGTATATCAACGAAGTGAAAACCGCCATGATGGAAGGTATCATCACTCGTGACCAATTTGACTTGCTTGCTGTGGCCATTAACACCGGGACAAACCTGCCTTCAGTCGCGACACCGAACGGCCAAGCTGCTTTCCTATTCCTGCTGACATCGGCTCTGGCTCCATTGATTCGTCTCTCCTATGGACGCATGGTAGTGATGGCTCTACCGTACACTGTAGTGCTGACGCTGGTTGGTTTAGTCGGCATCATTTTCTTCGTCGATCCTATGACCAGCTATTTCTACGACATGGGCTGGATTAGTCATCACAGCGTTCCAACAATGGAGAGCGTTGTGTCGAGCGGTCACTAA
- the dsbB gene encoding disulfide bond formation protein DsbB, which translates to MNFLSGLKSFSQSRLSWGLLFAFIIFFEACALFFQHVMILAPCVMCIYERIAMLGIGGAAVIGLIAPQNPLFRWIGLIAWGGSAYKGLTLAMQHVDYQFNPSPFATCDLFVMLPSWAPLNQWFPWMFEAYGDCSKVVWQFLSLSMPQWLVIIFAANLVALAVIILAQFAKSKR; encoded by the coding sequence GTGAACTTTTTATCCGGCTTGAAATCTTTTTCACAGTCTCGTCTATCCTGGGGACTACTATTCGCCTTCATCATTTTCTTTGAAGCCTGCGCATTATTTTTTCAGCACGTCATGATACTTGCTCCATGCGTGATGTGTATTTATGAACGTATCGCGATGCTGGGAATTGGCGGTGCCGCAGTGATCGGTCTTATCGCTCCCCAAAACCCTCTATTTCGCTGGATTGGTCTTATCGCTTGGGGCGGCAGTGCTTACAAGGGGTTGACTCTGGCCATGCAGCATGTGGATTACCAATTTAACCCTTCACCGTTTGCGACTTGTGACCTGTTTGTTATGTTGCCAAGTTGGGCACCGTTGAATCAATGGTTTCCATGGATGTTCGAAGCTTACGGCGACTGCAGTAAAGTCGTTTGGCAATTCCTGTCTCTCTCCATGCCCCAATGGCTGGTCATTATCTTTGCTGCTAATCTCGTTGCTCTGGCAGTGATCATTTTAGCTCAGTTTGCTAAGTCAAAACGTTGA
- the lrp gene encoding leucine-responsive transcriptional regulator Lrp — protein MADNYKRPSKDLDRIDRNILNELQKDGRISNVELSKRVGLSPTPCLERVRRLERQGYITGYTALLNPQYLDASLLVFVEITLNRGAPDVFEQFNTAVQKLDDIQECHLVSGDFDYLLKTRVSDMGAYRKLLGDTLLRLPGVNDTRTYVVMEEVKQTNQLVIKTR, from the coding sequence ATGGCAGACAACTATAAAAGGCCGTCCAAGGATTTAGACCGTATCGACCGCAACATTTTGAATGAGTTGCAGAAAGACGGTCGTATTTCGAATGTTGAATTGTCTAAGCGTGTGGGTCTTTCTCCAACTCCATGTTTGGAACGTGTTCGTCGATTAGAGCGTCAGGGCTACATTACGGGTTACACCGCGTTGTTGAATCCGCAGTATCTTGACGCTTCGCTTTTGGTGTTTGTAGAGATCACGCTAAACCGTGGTGCTCCGGATGTATTTGAACAGTTTAATACAGCGGTTCAAAAGCTGGATGATATTCAGGAATGTCATCTGGTATCTGGTGACTTCGACTATCTGCTCAAAACACGTGTATCTGATATGGGTGCATACCGTAAGCTGCTAGGGGATACTTTGTTGCGCTTACCGGGTGTAAACGACACTCGTACTTACGTGGTGATGGAAGAAGTGAAGCAGACTAACCAATTGGTCATCAAGACTCGTTAA
- a CDS encoding methyl-accepting chemotaxis protein, whose translation MQGSVIRRMYAGFALIIIMFAVTVAIMMGGMSQIHSNFEGVSKTALPLVSLSNKTSVQLLSADKSFKDFLTTQNVDRMNVMRGEFAQAKDDFSAVLSQLAAASVSHPDLQERIDALKQLESRYFNEANEAMNNYQAMFDAQAKVQKSTREFQRLHFELNVGMKSFVDDQSSISVKVMAKSYFIKLKDAEVITSDALASSDVDFVEKAVAKNKKAVTHLNYAYRGLATQLPELKETFDEPVQKFTQDIGQKGGVLDQHNEYLKARAALYDNIANLATEVDNAMKILDSFNQTATQDLDNSLAEAGNVYQQGVYKAIGIGLVVVLLAAGIGYHIAHSVRSPLKRILTTLESLTQGDMTQRIEITHNNEFSRLSGHINSLADNLHDILLKLNQASDDLTSTANQNQSTSQGAQSQLNSQREQTANVATAMTEMAHSVQEVAHSAQNSLEMVQQVETASESGRHIMSNNITTINQLETRLNDSVEAVGQLRKMSSQIGSILDVIRNIAEQTNLLALNAAIEAARAGEQGRGFAVVADEVRVLAQRTTESTSEIETMISNLQTSSTSASKVIESCMQDMEQSVEQASHANSAMEEIQALIIEISQMSTHISQAAAEQSETTTAIARSIEDINHIADESYQAMSEIAQTSANLTQLASQQSHLVHRFKL comes from the coding sequence ATGCAAGGTTCAGTGATCAGGCGTATGTACGCCGGCTTTGCGCTGATAATCATCATGTTCGCCGTGACGGTGGCCATCATGATGGGAGGTATGAGCCAAATTCATTCCAATTTTGAAGGGGTATCCAAAACCGCTTTACCACTAGTTTCACTGTCTAATAAAACCAGTGTTCAACTGCTCTCTGCAGACAAATCTTTCAAAGACTTTTTGACCACGCAGAATGTCGACCGTATGAACGTAATGCGCGGTGAATTCGCTCAGGCGAAAGATGATTTCAGCGCCGTATTGAGTCAACTGGCAGCGGCGAGCGTCTCACATCCTGATTTGCAAGAGCGTATTGACGCTCTTAAGCAGTTGGAAAGTCGCTATTTTAACGAAGCCAATGAAGCGATGAACAACTATCAGGCGATGTTCGACGCTCAGGCAAAAGTACAAAAATCCACGCGCGAATTTCAACGTCTGCATTTTGAACTCAATGTGGGTATGAAGAGTTTTGTTGATGACCAAAGTAGCATCTCCGTCAAAGTCATGGCCAAAAGCTATTTCATCAAGCTGAAGGACGCCGAAGTGATTACCTCGGATGCCCTGGCTAGCTCAGACGTGGATTTTGTTGAAAAGGCCGTGGCTAAGAACAAGAAAGCGGTTACTCATCTCAATTACGCCTATCGCGGTCTTGCCACGCAACTCCCTGAGTTAAAAGAAACCTTCGATGAACCCGTACAGAAGTTCACTCAAGATATCGGCCAGAAAGGCGGCGTACTGGATCAACACAACGAATACCTCAAAGCGCGTGCCGCGTTGTATGACAACATCGCGAACTTAGCGACCGAAGTTGACAATGCGATGAAGATCCTCGATTCGTTCAACCAAACAGCGACGCAAGATCTGGATAACTCACTTGCTGAAGCTGGCAACGTTTATCAACAAGGCGTGTACAAGGCGATCGGAATCGGACTGGTGGTCGTGCTGCTGGCCGCGGGTATTGGCTATCACATCGCGCACAGCGTCCGTTCACCATTGAAACGTATTCTTACTACACTGGAAAGCCTGACGCAGGGCGATATGACCCAGCGAATTGAAATCACTCATAACAATGAGTTTTCTCGCCTCAGCGGTCACATCAACTCACTGGCGGATAACCTGCACGATATTTTGCTCAAACTCAATCAAGCCTCAGATGATCTGACCTCAACAGCCAATCAGAACCAATCGACCTCACAAGGCGCGCAATCGCAATTGAACAGCCAACGCGAACAAACCGCTAACGTGGCGACCGCCATGACTGAAATGGCCCATTCTGTTCAGGAAGTGGCGCACAGTGCGCAAAACTCGTTGGAAATGGTACAACAGGTGGAAACGGCTTCGGAGTCTGGCCGCCATATCATGAGTAACAACATTACCACCATCAACCAACTGGAAACTCGCCTGAATGATTCTGTAGAAGCTGTGGGGCAACTGCGTAAAATGAGCAGTCAAATCGGTTCGATTCTGGATGTTATTCGCAACATCGCAGAACAAACCAATCTGCTGGCACTCAACGCAGCGATTGAGGCGGCACGTGCTGGCGAGCAGGGCCGAGGCTTTGCCGTGGTTGCTGATGAAGTGCGCGTGCTGGCTCAGCGTACCACCGAATCAACGTCCGAGATTGAAACCATGATCAGCAATCTGCAGACCAGTTCAACGTCAGCCAGTAAAGTGATTGAAAGTTGTATGCAAGATATGGAGCAGTCGGTGGAGCAAGCTTCTCACGCCAACAGTGCGATGGAAGAGATTCAGGCATTGATCATCGAGATCAGCCAAATGAGTACTCACATTTCTCAGGCGGCAGCGGAGCAAAGTGAAACCACAACAGCGATTGCTCGCAGCATTGAAGACATCAACCATATTGCCGATGAAAGCTATCAGGCGATGAGCGAAATTGCCCAAACCAGTGCCAATCTGACTCAGTTAGCCAGTCAGCAGAGCCACCTGGTGCATCGCTTCAAATTGTAA
- a CDS encoding DUF1887 family protein, whose product MAVHVGIIDQDPVRLITPLLDNRTVSRHIVFIGDRSQESMYVRLHTVLNQRDITSEFFEIPAGSNIADIKTSIRELAEDLKQRNLDVKLNASCGLRHRLLSVYEVFRTYHWPIFVVEPNSDRLCWLYPDGNKDTQVQDRITISDYLTIFGARGEFSEQNLPPQLDQKLYELGERWASNALELGPGLATLNYLATTCRKEQRLDVELSDKQQGYRELNLLLSDLVEADIATYDKGILTFANEDARRFSNGEWLETLVHSTVRQIQDDMPTIQDRSLNVQVYRQLGDREVRNELDVASVVNNKLHIIECKTKGMRDDGDDTLYKLESLRDLLGGLQARAMLVSFRPLRHNDITRAEDLGLALIGPDELKDLKTHLKNWFAAAGGSEEI is encoded by the coding sequence ATGGCCGTTCATGTTGGCATCATAGATCAGGATCCGGTTCGTCTGATCACTCCGCTACTGGATAATCGAACCGTCAGTCGACACATTGTGTTTATCGGTGACCGTTCACAAGAATCAATGTATGTTCGTTTGCATACGGTTCTCAATCAGCGTGATATCACTTCTGAGTTTTTCGAGATTCCTGCGGGTTCAAACATCGCCGACATCAAAACCTCGATTCGCGAACTGGCTGAAGACCTCAAACAACGCAATCTCGACGTCAAACTAAACGCCAGCTGCGGTCTGCGCCACCGTTTGCTGTCGGTCTATGAAGTATTCCGCACATATCACTGGCCGATTTTTGTCGTTGAGCCGAACAGTGATCGCCTGTGCTGGTTGTATCCGGATGGCAATAAAGATACTCAGGTTCAGGACCGCATCACCATTTCCGATTATCTGACCATTTTCGGCGCACGTGGCGAGTTCAGTGAGCAAAATCTGCCACCGCAACTGGATCAAAAGCTTTACGAATTGGGCGAACGCTGGGCAAGCAACGCTCTGGAGTTGGGCCCTGGTCTGGCGACACTGAACTATCTGGCAACCACTTGTCGTAAAGAACAGCGCCTGGATGTTGAGTTGTCCGACAAACAGCAAGGCTACCGCGAACTCAATCTACTCCTGAGTGATTTAGTGGAAGCTGACATCGCCACTTACGACAAAGGGATTCTCACGTTTGCTAATGAAGACGCGCGACGCTTCTCAAACGGTGAATGGTTAGAAACCTTGGTTCACAGCACCGTTCGTCAGATCCAGGACGATATGCCAACCATTCAAGACCGCTCGCTTAACGTGCAGGTTTATCGCCAACTGGGCGATCGTGAAGTGCGCAACGAGTTGGATGTTGCTTCGGTGGTGAACAATAAGCTTCACATCATTGAATGTAAAACTAAAGGCATGCGCGACGACGGCGATGATACGCTGTATAAACTGGAGTCATTGCGTGACTTATTGGGTGGGTTACAAGCCCGTGCCATGCTGGTGAGCTTCCGTCCGTTGCGTCACAACGACATTACTCGCGCCGAAGATCTCGGTTTAGCGCTCATCGGTCCGGATGAGCTCAAAGACTTGAAAACTCATCTTAAAAACTGGTTTGCCGCTGCCGGGGGTAGCGAAGAAATCTAA